A genomic stretch from Candidatus Methylomirabilota bacterium includes:
- a CDS encoding copper-binding protein, with translation MRTWKAVVLINLALLLGLGWGYLFWGLRAARLERELAVARAAAVSGVEREWRVEGVVRAILPEIGVLVITHGEIPGYMPPMTMGFRAASPKVVESVRIGDAVRFTLRGAPPNVLVTAIEKSK, from the coding sequence ATGCGCACGTGGAAGGCGGTGGTGCTGATCAACCTGGCCCTCCTCCTCGGGCTCGGCTGGGGCTACCTCTTCTGGGGGCTCCGCGCCGCCCGGCTCGAGCGCGAGCTGGCCGTCGCGCGGGCCGCGGCCGTCTCGGGCGTCGAGCGCGAATGGCGCGTCGAGGGGGTCGTGCGCGCGATCCTCCCGGAGATCGGGGTGCTCGTGATCACCCACGGCGAGATCCCCGGCTACATGCCGCCGATGACCATGGGCTTCCGGGCCGCGTCGCCGAAGGTCGTCGAGTCGGTCCGCATCGGCGACGCGGTGCGGTTCACGCTCAGGGGCGCGCCCCCGAACGTGCTCGTGACGGCGATCGAGAAGTCGAAATGA
- a CDS encoding alpha/beta fold hydrolase, producing the protein MPKEFVFVHGMSHGAWCWELVQARLERAGHRTLAVDLPGHGRRAHEWRRASVGAYARAVAGAMSQAGFHRAVVVGHSMGGVVIPKVAEAVPERVAHLVFLAAVVLPHGASLLETQVAQPGRALLRGLAAAAGAVQYPAATEHARWMGDLAPGDPRVVAALTRLTPQPFRPWIERVDMRGFYAMAVPRTYVRCLRDAAIPPAKAAEYAARLGVRPVDLDTAHGPMLSAPDALVKILVKC; encoded by the coding sequence ATGCCAAAGGAGTTCGTCTTCGTCCACGGCATGAGCCACGGCGCGTGGTGCTGGGAGCTCGTCCAGGCGCGCCTCGAGCGCGCGGGCCACCGCACGCTCGCCGTGGACCTCCCCGGCCACGGCCGCCGGGCCCACGAGTGGCGCCGCGCCTCCGTCGGTGCGTACGCGCGCGCAGTCGCCGGCGCGATGAGCCAGGCGGGCTTCCACCGCGCGGTCGTCGTCGGGCACTCGATGGGCGGGGTCGTGATCCCCAAGGTCGCCGAGGCCGTGCCCGAGCGCGTCGCGCACCTCGTCTTCCTCGCGGCCGTCGTCCTGCCCCACGGCGCCTCGCTGCTCGAGACTCAGGTGGCGCAGCCCGGGCGCGCGCTCCTGCGCGGCCTCGCGGCGGCCGCGGGCGCGGTCCAGTATCCCGCGGCGACGGAGCACGCGCGCTGGATGGGCGACCTCGCGCCCGGCGACCCGCGCGTCGTGGCCGCCCTCACGCGGCTCACGCCGCAGCCCTTCCGGCCGTGGATCGAGCGCGTGGACATGCGCGGCTTCTACGCGATGGCCGTGCCGCGGACCTACGTGCGCTGCCTCCGCGACGCGGCGATCCCCCCGGCGAAGGCGGCCGAGTACGCGGCGCGGCTCGGCGTCCGGCCGGTGGACCTCGACACGGCCCACGGCCCGATGCTCTCCGCGCCCGACGCGCTCGTGAAGATCCTCGTGAAGTGCTGA
- a CDS encoding copper resistance CopC family protein, giving the protein MRRRVVAWALLGLLAGAGGARAHAFLDRAEPRVGSTVHAAPAQVRLWFTQRLEPAFSRVRVVGERGERVDRADAAVDPDDGMLLRVSLARVPPGSYTVIWRVVSVDTHVTEGDFTFRVAP; this is encoded by the coding sequence ATGCGGCGCCGCGTGGTCGCGTGGGCTCTGCTCGGGCTCCTCGCGGGGGCGGGCGGGGCCCGCGCCCACGCGTTCCTCGACCGCGCCGAGCCGCGCGTCGGCTCGACCGTCCACGCGGCGCCGGCGCAGGTCCGGCTCTGGTTCACCCAGCGGCTCGAGCCCGCGTTCAGCCGCGTCCGGGTGGTGGGCGAGCGGGGCGAGCGCGTGGACCGCGCGGACGCCGCGGTGGATCCCGACGACGGCATGCTCCTGCGCGTCTCGCTCGCGCGGGTCCCGCCCGGCAGCTACACGGTCATCTGGCGCGTGGTGTCGGTCGACACCCACGTCACCGAGGGGGACTTCACGTTCCGCGTCGCGCCGTGA
- a CDS encoding nitrilase-related carbon-nitrogen hydrolase codes for MIKPYTAVGLIPTVRGIRKRKDIKLNLDHLSHLVKAASWLSALDIPVRLIAFPEGALQAFNDEVLDLDHATFARECAIDIPGEETEFLGRIAKEYNAFVIAQAKARHPDWKDRFFNVGFILNPRGRVILKHYKVSPLFPVEHSVCPHDIYDWWIEKYGRNLQAFWPVVDTEIGRLGIMMANEGSYPENARALALNGAEVVYRASYPHPATGNELFEIQSRARALDNNMYVVAPNMGTYYLFPEETTPIDTFGGRSFIINYRGQIVGRQDYGAGSTYVAGPIDIEALRDHRARAQWDNYMKDLRTELYQILYEQPIYPKNLYLKRAPMKHAEYREKVIKRQIKLMHDRGIWKKPAR; via the coding sequence ATGATCAAGCCCTACACCGCCGTCGGCCTGATCCCGACCGTGCGCGGGATCCGGAAGCGCAAGGACATCAAGCTCAACCTCGACCACCTCTCGCACCTCGTGAAGGCAGCGTCGTGGCTCTCGGCCCTCGACATTCCCGTGCGGCTCATCGCCTTCCCCGAGGGCGCGCTCCAGGCGTTCAACGACGAGGTGCTCGACCTCGACCACGCGACCTTTGCGCGGGAGTGCGCCATCGACATCCCGGGCGAGGAGACGGAATTCCTCGGCAGGATCGCGAAGGAGTACAACGCCTTCGTCATAGCGCAGGCGAAGGCGCGCCATCCCGACTGGAAGGACCGCTTCTTCAACGTGGGCTTCATCCTGAACCCGCGGGGCCGGGTGATCCTGAAGCACTACAAGGTCTCGCCGCTCTTTCCGGTGGAGCACTCGGTGTGCCCGCACGATATCTACGACTGGTGGATCGAGAAGTACGGCCGGAACCTCCAGGCGTTCTGGCCCGTCGTGGACACCGAGATCGGCCGGCTCGGCATCATGATGGCGAACGAGGGCTCCTACCCGGAGAACGCGCGGGCCCTCGCGCTGAACGGCGCCGAGGTCGTCTACCGCGCCTCGTACCCGCACCCGGCGACGGGCAACGAGCTCTTCGAGATCCAGAGCCGCGCGCGCGCGCTCGACAACAACATGTACGTCGTCGCGCCCAACATGGGGACGTACTACCTCTTCCCCGAGGAGACGACGCCGATCGACACCTTCGGCGGGCGGAGCTTCATCATCAACTACCGCGGCCAGATCGTCGGCCGCCAGGACTACGGCGCGGGCTCGACGTACGTGGCCGGCCCGATCGACATCGAGGCGCTCCGCGACCACCGGGCGCGCGCCCAGTGGGACAACTACATGAAGGACCTCCGCACCGAGCTCTATCAGATCCTCTACGAGCAGCCGATCTACCCGAAGAACCTCTACCTCAAGCGCGCGCCGATGAAGCACGCCGAGTACCGCGAGAAGGTCATCAAGCGGCAGATCAAGCTGATGCACGACCGCGGCATCTGGAAGAAGCCCGCGCGCTGA
- a CDS encoding copper resistance CopC family protein: MRALALGAALVLALPAAGGAHAVLVKSSPARRAVLSHPPARVELWFNERIEPAYSGLTVVSAAGERVDHGDVSVGPDDPRRLSVTLSALEPGRYVVRFRVVSVDGHVVESSFEFSVK; this comes from the coding sequence GTGAGGGCGCTCGCGCTCGGCGCCGCGCTCGTCTTAGCGCTGCCCGCGGCGGGCGGCGCGCACGCGGTTCTCGTGAAGTCGTCGCCCGCGCGGCGGGCGGTGCTCTCGCACCCGCCCGCGCGCGTCGAGCTCTGGTTCAACGAGCGCATCGAGCCCGCGTACTCCGGCCTCACGGTGGTGAGCGCCGCGGGGGAGCGCGTGGACCACGGCGACGTGTCGGTCGGGCCGGACGACCCGCGGCGGCTCTCGGTGACGCTCTCGGCGCTCGAGCCCGGCCGGTACGTCGTGAGGTTCCGCGTGGTGTCGGTGGACGGTCACGTGGTCGAATCGAGTTTTGAGTTCAGCGTGAAGTGA
- a CDS encoding phosphomannomutase/phosphoglucomutase, with product MLNPHVFRAYDVRGLVGSDITPDVFRLVGSAYGTLIRRNGGRRIAVGQDNRLSSGPLKTGFIEGALATGLDVVDVGLVPTPILYFATAHWKLDGGATVTGSHNPIAYNGVKLVHPGAAPLTEEEIQLLRGLAERGEFERGRGALSARSPRDDYFETVGRLVKPARRLKVVVDAGNGVAGLYGPELLRRIGCEVVELHCESDGSFPNHLPDPEDPENVVDLQARVVEVGADLGVAYDGDADRVGIVDERGERHEADLILILLARDLLARRPGEKIVFDVKSSQSLVEDIRRHGGVPVMWKTGHSHLKRKMRDDGILLGGEVSGHMFFAEDYYGVDDGILASCKIIEVAARSAEPMSRLFASVPHLRATPELKAPCPDGEKFRAIEEIARELKQRYETIDIDGARVLFPGGGWGLVRASNTNPYLTLRFEARTDAEIAEMKRVIYDVLRRYPFITLPD from the coding sequence ATGCTGAATCCGCACGTGTTCCGCGCCTACGACGTGCGCGGCCTCGTCGGCAGCGACATCACCCCGGACGTCTTCCGTCTCGTCGGCTCGGCGTACGGCACGCTGATCCGCCGCAACGGCGGACGCCGCATCGCGGTGGGCCAGGACAATCGCCTGTCGTCGGGCCCGCTCAAGACCGGCTTCATCGAAGGCGCGCTCGCGACGGGGCTCGACGTGGTGGACGTCGGCCTCGTGCCCACGCCCATCCTCTACTTCGCCACCGCGCACTGGAAGCTCGACGGCGGCGCGACCGTCACGGGCAGCCACAACCCGATCGCGTACAACGGCGTGAAGCTGGTCCACCCGGGCGCCGCGCCGCTCACCGAGGAGGAGATCCAGCTCCTCCGCGGGCTCGCAGAGCGCGGTGAGTTCGAGCGCGGCCGCGGCGCGCTCTCGGCGCGGAGCCCGCGCGACGACTACTTCGAGACGGTCGGCCGGCTCGTCAAGCCCGCGCGGCGGCTCAAGGTCGTCGTGGACGCCGGCAACGGCGTCGCGGGGCTCTACGGCCCCGAGCTGCTGCGCCGCATCGGCTGCGAGGTCGTCGAGCTCCACTGCGAATCCGACGGGAGCTTTCCGAACCACCTGCCGGATCCCGAGGACCCGGAGAACGTGGTGGACCTCCAGGCCCGGGTCGTCGAGGTGGGTGCCGACCTCGGCGTCGCGTACGACGGCGACGCCGATCGCGTCGGCATCGTGGACGAGCGCGGCGAGCGCCACGAGGCGGACCTCATCCTGATCCTCCTCGCGCGCGACCTGCTCGCGCGCCGGCCCGGCGAGAAGATCGTCTTCGACGTGAAGTCGTCGCAGTCGCTCGTCGAGGACATCCGGCGGCACGGCGGCGTGCCCGTCATGTGGAAGACGGGCCACTCGCACCTCAAGCGCAAGATGCGCGACGACGGCATCCTGCTGGGCGGCGAGGTCAGCGGCCACATGTTCTTCGCCGAGGACTACTACGGCGTGGACGACGGGATCCTCGCCTCGTGCAAGATCATCGAGGTCGCGGCGCGCTCCGCCGAGCCGATGTCGCGGCTCTTCGCCTCGGTACCGCACCTCCGCGCCACGCCCGAGCTGAAGGCGCCGTGCCCCGACGGCGAGAAGTTCCGCGCCATCGAGGAGATCGCCCGCGAGTTGAAGCAGCGCTACGAGACGATCGACATCGACGGCGCGCGCGTCCTCTTCCCGGGCGGCGGCTGGGGCCTCGTGCGCGCCTCCAACACGAACCCCTACCTCACGCTGCGCTTCGAGGCGCGGACAGACGCCGAGATCGCGGAGATGAAGCGCGTGATCTACGACGTCCTCCGCCGCTACCCCTTCATCACGCTGCCGGACTGA
- a CDS encoding inositol monophosphatase family protein gives MSQRALDAAVEAARAAGAIALTYFRRGVEVTLKPDATPVTRADREAERAIVEILGRAFPDHGVLGEEFGGHGSKEVRWIIDPIDGTKNFVRGVPVWATLIGLEERGEITVGVIHNPVSGELYTARRGAGAFLNGERIRVSEIGELGGAVLLHAGLRLYREAGLWEPFVRLVDATERQRGFGDYMGYSLVAEGKAEIYPELDVKPWDLAPCKLLVEEAGGRFTDLEGHPTIYSGAALATNGRLHDAVLALLRR, from the coding sequence GTGAGCCAGCGGGCCCTCGACGCCGCGGTCGAGGCCGCGCGCGCCGCCGGCGCGATCGCGCTCACGTACTTCCGCCGTGGCGTCGAGGTGACGCTGAAGCCCGACGCGACGCCCGTCACCCGGGCCGACCGCGAGGCCGAGCGCGCGATCGTCGAGATCCTCGGCCGCGCCTTCCCCGACCACGGCGTGCTCGGCGAGGAGTTCGGCGGCCACGGGTCGAAGGAGGTCCGCTGGATCATCGACCCGATCGACGGCACCAAGAACTTCGTCCGCGGCGTCCCGGTCTGGGCCACGCTGATCGGGCTCGAGGAGCGCGGCGAGATCACGGTGGGCGTGATCCACAACCCGGTGAGCGGCGAGCTCTACACCGCGCGGCGCGGCGCGGGCGCGTTCCTGAACGGCGAGCGGATCCGCGTGTCCGAGATCGGGGAGCTCGGCGGCGCGGTGCTCCTCCACGCCGGCCTCAGGCTCTACCGCGAGGCCGGGCTGTGGGAGCCGTTCGTGCGGCTGGTGGACGCGACCGAGCGCCAGCGCGGCTTCGGCGACTACATGGGTTACAGCCTGGTCGCCGAGGGCAAGGCGGAGATCTACCCCGAGCTGGACGTGAAGCCGTGGGACCTGGCGCCCTGCAAGCTTCTCGTCGAGGAGGCGGGCGGCCGCTTCACCGACCTCGAGGGCCATCCCACGATCTACTCGGGCGCGGCGCTCGCGACCAACGGCCGCCTGCACGACGCCGTCCTGGCGCTCCTCCGCCGCTGA
- a CDS encoding CopD family protein has protein sequence MFAFGLAARFIHLTGLVLLVGAAATILLAGKSDRPTALRWESRVLALSRAAALLTLATGLAVLAAQTASFEGRTAAALEPAALARVLLETQSGHVWLVRQGLLLLLGAFLVVRWGVERASDWQAARGEAALLGAAALVLVSASGHAAAVEPDTARALAVDGLHLLAAGVWAGGLLPLLLLLRAAGREDGADARPYAVLAARRFSRTALAAVLVLVASGTINAVLYVGTVAALVGTPYGRLLLLKLALLLPILALAWTNRRRHLPRLGGDAATVGRPAMRRLARFVGGEAALAAALLAVVAVMSATPPGLHEAPVWPFAFRLTTAALENAPALTTRALVGSQVAVIGLVGLLAAPLLRGWRLPLAAGALVVLAAGAGLALPPLTVDAYPTTYLRPSVPYQAASIATGIALYRTSCSVCHGASGAGDGPAGRSLPRPPADLRAPHTAQHTAGDLFWWITHGIPRAGMPPFGATLSEEQRWDLVNFLRALSSGHAARALGPAVGPEPPWLVAPDFTFAVGPTPARALKEYRGRRIVLLVLYALPGSRPRLDQLARNYDILATLGVEIIAVPEDAPADALKRLGASPRILFPVATEGAQDIVTTYGLFANAPHAEFLIDRQGYIRAIAKSRGEAGEMNPLLAAIQQLNEEKAAAQAPEEHVH, from the coding sequence GTGTTCGCGTTCGGGCTCGCCGCGCGCTTCATCCACCTCACGGGCCTCGTCCTCCTCGTCGGCGCGGCGGCGACGATCCTGCTCGCCGGCAAGAGCGACCGCCCCACGGCGCTCCGCTGGGAGTCCCGCGTCCTCGCGCTCTCGCGCGCAGCCGCGCTCCTGACGCTCGCGACGGGCCTCGCGGTGCTCGCCGCCCAGACGGCGAGCTTCGAGGGCCGCACGGCGGCCGCGCTCGAGCCCGCCGCGCTCGCGCGCGTCCTCCTCGAGACGCAGAGCGGCCACGTGTGGCTCGTGCGCCAGGGCCTCCTCCTGCTGCTCGGCGCGTTCCTGGTCGTACGCTGGGGCGTCGAGCGGGCGAGCGACTGGCAGGCCGCGCGCGGCGAGGCCGCGCTGCTCGGCGCCGCCGCGCTCGTCCTCGTCAGCGCCTCCGGCCACGCCGCCGCCGTCGAGCCCGACACCGCGCGCGCCCTCGCCGTGGACGGCCTCCACCTCCTCGCCGCCGGCGTGTGGGCGGGCGGGCTCCTGCCGCTCCTGCTCCTCCTGCGGGCCGCGGGACGCGAGGACGGCGCCGACGCGCGCCCGTACGCGGTCCTCGCGGCCCGGCGCTTCTCGCGCACGGCGCTCGCCGCCGTGCTCGTCCTGGTCGCGTCGGGCACGATCAACGCCGTGCTCTACGTCGGGACCGTCGCGGCCCTCGTCGGCACGCCGTACGGCCGCCTGCTCCTCCTGAAGCTCGCGCTCCTCCTGCCGATCCTCGCGCTGGCGTGGACCAACCGCCGGCGCCACCTGCCACGGCTCGGCGGCGACGCGGCCACGGTCGGCCGCCCGGCGATGCGGCGGCTCGCGCGCTTCGTCGGCGGCGAGGCCGCGCTCGCGGCGGCGCTCCTCGCCGTCGTCGCCGTGATGAGCGCGACACCGCCCGGGCTCCACGAGGCTCCCGTCTGGCCGTTCGCGTTCCGCCTCACGACGGCGGCGCTCGAGAACGCGCCCGCGCTCACGACCCGCGCGCTCGTCGGGAGCCAGGTGGCGGTCATCGGTCTCGTCGGGCTCCTCGCGGCGCCGCTCCTCCGCGGCTGGCGGCTCCCGCTCGCGGCGGGCGCGCTGGTCGTCCTCGCGGCGGGAGCGGGGCTCGCGCTGCCGCCGCTCACGGTGGACGCCTACCCAACGACCTATCTCCGCCCGTCGGTCCCCTACCAGGCGGCGTCCATCGCGACCGGCATCGCGCTGTACCGGACGAGCTGCTCCGTCTGTCACGGCGCCTCGGGCGCCGGCGACGGCCCGGCGGGGCGGAGCCTGCCCCGGCCGCCCGCCGACCTCCGCGCCCCCCACACCGCTCAGCACACGGCGGGGGACCTCTTCTGGTGGATCACCCACGGCATTCCTCGCGCTGGCATGCCGCCCTTCGGCGCGACCCTCTCCGAGGAGCAGCGCTGGGACCTCGTCAACTTCCTCCGCGCGCTCTCGTCGGGCCACGCGGCCCGCGCCCTCGGGCCCGCCGTCGGACCCGAGCCTCCGTGGCTCGTCGCGCCCGACTTCACCTTCGCCGTCGGCCCCACGCCCGCCCGGGCCCTCAAGGAGTACCGCGGGCGGCGGATCGTGCTCCTCGTGCTCTACGCGCTCCCGGGCTCGCGCCCGCGCCTTGACCAGCTGGCGCGGAACTACGACATCCTCGCGACGCTCGGCGTCGAGATCATCGCGGTCCCCGAGGACGCGCCGGCGGACGCGCTGAAGCGGCTCGGAGCCTCGCCGCGCATCCTCTTCCCCGTGGCGACCGAGGGCGCCCAGGACATCGTGACGACGTACGGGCTCTTCGCCAACGCGCCGCACGCCGAGTTCCTGATCGACCGGCAGGGCTACATCCGGGCGATCGCGAAGAGCCGCGGCGAAGCCGGCGAGATGAATCCGCTGCTCGCCGCGATCCAGCAGCTCAACGAGGAGAAGGCGGCGGCCCAGGCGCCCGAGGAGCACGTGCACTGA
- a CDS encoding HAD-IA family hydrolase, which yields MIRAIFFDAGNTLLSMNYPVIAAELARHGVAVTPEAVRRAEWRARVRLDAEVFAPSRPDVSTESGSSAGRYVRHLLAELEIRDEAVVRAVVEWRRGYNLPVGLWNLPDPHAERALRLARDRGLRAAVVSNSNGSVRSILESLGLARHLEFVIDSSEVGVEKPDPRIFGMALERAGLGPGDAVYVGDLYSVDVRGARAAGMGAVLLDPGGHWGARDCPTAPDAFGAVELILRQSGSVMKG from the coding sequence GTGATCCGCGCCATCTTCTTCGACGCGGGCAACACGCTGCTCAGCATGAACTACCCCGTGATCGCCGCGGAGCTCGCGCGGCACGGGGTCGCCGTCACCCCGGAGGCGGTGCGGCGCGCCGAGTGGCGGGCGCGCGTGCGCCTCGACGCGGAGGTGTTCGCACCGTCGCGGCCGGACGTCTCGACGGAGAGCGGCTCGAGCGCGGGGCGTTACGTGCGCCACCTCCTCGCGGAGCTCGAGATCCGCGACGAGGCCGTGGTGCGCGCCGTCGTCGAGTGGCGGCGCGGCTACAATCTCCCCGTCGGGCTCTGGAACCTCCCCGACCCGCACGCGGAGCGGGCGCTCCGGCTCGCGCGGGACCGCGGGCTCCGCGCCGCGGTCGTCTCGAACTCCAACGGCTCGGTGCGCTCGATCCTCGAATCGCTCGGGCTCGCGCGGCACCTCGAATTCGTGATCGACTCCTCCGAGGTCGGGGTGGAGAAGCCCGACCCCCGGATCTTCGGCATGGCGCTCGAGCGCGCGGGCCTCGGTCCCGGCGACGCGGTCTACGTCGGCGACCTCTACTCGGTCGACGTGCGGGGCGCCCGCGCGGCCGGGATGGGTGCGGTCCTCCTGGATCCGGGCGGCCACTGGGGCGCCCGCGACTGCCCGACGGCGCCCGACGCCTTCGGCGCGGTCGAGCTGATTCTCCGTCAGTCCGGCAGCGTGATGAAGGGGTAG
- a CDS encoding carboxymuconolactone decarboxylase family protein: MDEKELKERTKKTARMLFHSWKSEVGYDFWKKFDPELARELSMFYTGVLYSREVLSQKQRELCALAALTALHRPNEVRAHIHAALNVGATRREVAEVIFQMATYGGMPVVVDALEVYGKVLAERGEPFPGEDATA; encoded by the coding sequence ATGGACGAGAAGGAGCTGAAGGAGCGGACGAAGAAGACGGCCCGCATGCTCTTCCACTCGTGGAAGAGCGAGGTCGGCTACGACTTCTGGAAGAAGTTCGACCCCGAGCTGGCGCGCGAGCTCTCGATGTTCTACACCGGTGTCCTCTACAGCCGCGAGGTCCTCTCGCAGAAGCAGCGCGAGCTCTGCGCCCTCGCCGCGCTGACCGCGCTCCACCGGCCGAACGAGGTGCGCGCCCACATCCACGCGGCGCTCAACGTGGGCGCGACGCGCCGCGAGGTCGCCGAGGTGATCTTCCAGATGGCGACCTATGGCGGGATGCCCGTCGTCGTGGACGCGCTCGAGGTCTACGGCAAGGTCCTCGCCGAGCGCGGCGAGCCGTTCCCCGGCGAGGACGCGACGGCGTGA
- a CDS encoding glycosyltransferase family 9 protein: MDEAVDFDALGLHALFGGADREAESGVGGPTEARVAPLARFTRVVCWFGAGDADFVARLTRLVPGAVVAAPHAGGRTVWEHLLATVGAPPAEADRYRVPLVAPARLVEEGRRVLAREGWDGSTPIVLAHPGAGGVAKRWPAEGFAAALERVAAVRRVEIVIHDGPADHEAAAELAARLRAPSRRLREPALTTLAGALAAAAAYVGNDSGVSHLASALGTRSVALFTRDKLDWRPWTPGAEPLVVETSALASGDVERVAGALLGRLG; this comes from the coding sequence GTGGACGAGGCGGTGGACTTCGACGCGCTCGGGCTGCACGCGCTCTTTGGTGGCGCGGACCGCGAGGCCGAGTCAGGCGTGGGTGGCCCGACGGAGGCGCGCGTGGCCCCGCTCGCCCGCTTCACCCGCGTGGTCTGCTGGTTCGGCGCGGGCGACGCCGATTTCGTCGCGCGGCTCACGCGGCTCGTGCCCGGCGCGGTCGTCGCGGCGCCGCACGCGGGCGGCCGCACGGTCTGGGAGCATCTCCTCGCGACCGTCGGCGCCCCGCCCGCCGAGGCCGACCGCTACCGCGTGCCGCTCGTCGCGCCGGCCCGCCTCGTCGAGGAGGGCCGGCGGGTCCTCGCACGGGAAGGTTGGGACGGCTCGACGCCGATCGTCCTCGCGCATCCGGGTGCGGGCGGCGTCGCCAAGCGCTGGCCGGCGGAGGGCTTCGCCGCGGCGCTCGAGCGCGTCGCCGCCGTGCGGCGGGTCGAGATCGTCATCCACGACGGGCCCGCGGACCACGAGGCGGCGGCCGAGCTCGCCGCGAGGCTCCGCGCGCCGTCGCGGCGCCTGCGCGAGCCGGCGCTCACGACGCTGGCGGGCGCGCTGGCGGCGGCGGCCGCCTACGTCGGGAACGACTCGGGCGTGAGCCATCTGGCCTCGGCCCTCGGCACGCGCAGCGTCGCGCTCTTCACGCGCGACAAGCTCGACTGGCGGCCGTGGACGCCGGGCGCCGAGCCGCTCGTGGTCGAGACGTCGGCGCTCGCGTCAGGCGACGTGGAGCGGGTGGCCGGGGCCCTGCTCGGGCGCCTCGGCTAG